ATCCTGCTGGGCTACATCTGGCAGATCCTGCTCAACGGTGTGCTGGCCAACCTGCAGAAACCTCTGCTGGCGCTGGATGCCAAGGCCGGTTTCGTCGGTCTGGTCATCCTGATGTGCTGGCAGCAGATCGGCTACATGATGATCATTTACGTTGCCGGCCTGCAGAGCGTGCCCGGCGACCTGATCGAAGCCGCCAAGATCGACGGTGCCAACGACCGCGAGATCCTGTTCAAGATCAAAATTCCCATGGTCATGCCCAGCGTGACCATCTGCACCTTCCTGACCCTGACCAACAGCTTCAAACTGTTCGACCAGAACGTTGCCCTGACCGCAGGCGAACCCGCCAACGCCAGTGAAATGCTGGCCCTGAACATCTACAACACCTTCTATGGCCGTTCCGGTGCCCAGTGGAAGGGCATTGGTCAGGCGAAGGCTGTG
Above is a genomic segment from Faecalibacterium taiwanense containing:
- a CDS encoding carbohydrate ABC transporter permease, encoding MQKAISKYWPVFVLPTLLAFIIGFIWPFIWGIYLSFQRFTTVSKTTFVGIQNYINVFQDSTFLHAFGFTAAFTVVSTVLINVCAFAIALVLTRGIRGTNIFRTVYFMPNLIGGILLGYIWQILLNGVLANLQKPLLALDAKAGFVGLVILMCWQQIGYMMIIYVAGLQSVPGDLIEAAKIDGANDREILFKIKIPMVMPSVTICTFLTLTNSFKLFDQNVALTAGEPANASEMLALNIYNTFYGRSGAQWKGIGQAKAVVFFLIVVVISLIQLHFTRSKEVQQ